The following proteins are encoded in a genomic region of Chloracidobacterium sp.:
- a CDS encoding ATP-dependent Clp protease ATP-binding subunit — MKSCFDWSCRSGKTALAEGLALKIHNNDVPKKLKNCRIFSVSALSLIAGASWYGMIDHRIKNLLEEAKRKNIIVFIDEIHTLIDSGPGGDTSRDILQQMEPALSRGQIKLIGASDLLIKNGDYLN, encoded by the coding sequence ATCAAATCCTGTTTTGATTGGTCCTGCCGGAGTGGTAAGACGGCGCTTGCCGAAGGACTTGCCCTCAAGATACACAATAACGATGTGCCTAAAAAACTTAAAAACTGCCGAATTTTCTCTGTCTCAGCGTTGTCACTGATAGCGGGTGCATCGTGGTACGGAATGATTGATCACAGAATCAAAAACCTACTAGAAGAAGCGAAGCGGAAGAACATCATTGTCTTTATTGATGAAATTCATACTCTCATTGATTCCGGTCCCGGGGGAGATACTTCAAGGGATATTTTGCAACAGATGGAACCAGCCCTTTCTAGAGGGCAGATTAAATTGATAGGTGCATCAGACCTATTAATTAAGAACGGCGACTACCTTAATTGA
- a CDS encoding DUF1810 family protein, translated as MDIFQLQRFLNAQEQSFGRVIDELSSGAKRTHWMWFVFPQVEGLGRSETARTFAIKSLKEAVEYLKHPVLGLRLRECARIVYELEGRSVSDIFGYPDDLKFHSSMTLFAQLDGSNSIFQSVLNKYFDGKVDKSTISILRQFGLKTSSVNNVPDLPESAGFMVFAKRVTKSGKEKCGDSFVVEVLEQENMLVLAVADGVSSSPCDWKASETACEAVLEKFKKSSGSVALRMTTAAEKAHSSVRQIDGKCSGSITSLTFVVWDTTESQINVLNVGDSRVYIGPDTGLEPVTRDDVLPVVLKRNGEVVLQAGVPVFMRGVTRSLGQMESLEFLVETHPFRSSDILLLVSDGVTKNEAFTSKIPSIFSSSDIERGLSNLVIENSQRNKDDATLIAVWSTASDASNVMVYERCLQSKSDFREAGLLPNQIVEFIRNDLLSKIANDQNDAVNEVLDYAERFGIRFDRSFLSEFLSQVIKQGTDKVLVARLREFIRRAN; from the coding sequence ATGGACATATTTCAGTTGCAAAGATTCTTAAATGCTCAGGAACAATCCTTCGGTCGGGTCATCGACGAACTTAGCTCTGGCGCGAAGAGAACCCATTGGATGTGGTTCGTGTTTCCGCAGGTTGAGGGTTTGGGCAGAAGTGAGACAGCAAGGACATTTGCCATCAAGTCATTGAAAGAAGCGGTTGAGTATCTCAAGCACCCAGTCTTGGGGCTGCGGTTAAGAGAGTGTGCAAGAATCGTGTATGAACTTGAAGGAAGATCGGTCTCGGATATATTTGGCTATCCAGACGATCTGAAATTTCACTCTTCGATGACATTGTTTGCCCAACTGGATGGCTCGAACTCTATTTTTCAATCTGTTTTGAATAAGTATTTTGACGGGAAAGTGGATAAATCGACGATTTCAATTCTAAGGCAGTTTGGATTGAAAACGTCTTCTGTCAACAATGTTCCTGACTTACCGGAATCCGCCGGATTCATGGTCTTTGCTAAACGTGTGACCAAATCGGGAAAGGAGAAATGCGGAGATTCATTTGTTGTCGAGGTTTTGGAGCAGGAGAACATGCTTGTTCTGGCAGTGGCTGATGGAGTTAGCTCCAGCCCGTGTGACTGGAAAGCTTCTGAGACGGCATGTGAAGCTGTGTTGGAAAAATTCAAGAAGTCTAGCGGTTCAGTGGCTTTGAGAATGACAACTGCCGCAGAAAAAGCACACAGCTCGGTTCGTCAAATTGATGGTAAATGCTCCGGCTCGATAACTTCCCTTACTTTTGTGGTTTGGGATACGACTGAAAGTCAGATCAATGTGCTGAATGTTGGTGATTCACGAGTTTATATTGGGCCCGACACCGGTCTCGAACCGGTAACGAGGGATGATGTACTGCCTGTTGTTCTCAAAAGAAACGGTGAGGTTGTCTTGCAAGCCGGCGTTCCCGTGTTCATGCGCGGTGTGACAAGAAGTTTAGGCCAGATGGAATCACTCGAATTTTTAGTAGAGACGCATCCGTTCCGAAGCAGCGATATCCTTTTGCTAGTTTCCGATGGAGTAACAAAGAACGAGGCATTCACCTCAAAAATACCATCAATATTTAGTTCATCCGATATCGAGCGGGGACTAAGCAATTTAGTTATTGAAAATTCCCAAAGGAATAAAGATGACGCAACTTTAATCGCGGTTTGGAGCACTGCCTCAGATGCTTCCAACGTCATGGTTTATGAGCGATGTTTACAAAGCAAGTCTGATTTTCGTGAAGCCGGTCTCTTGCCAAATCAGATTGTTGAATTCATAAGGAATGATCTCTTGTCGAAAATTGCGAATGACCAAAACGATGCAGTGAATGAAGTACTTGATTACGCAGAGAGATTCGGAATTCGCTTTGACCGGAGTTTTCTAAGCGAATTTCTAAGTCAAGTAATTAAACAAGGAACCGACAAGGTTCTGGTCGCTCGACTCAGAGAGTTTATTAGACGAGCAAATTGA